CCGGCCTGCGTCGATGTCGGCGATGATCGCCTCGGTCAGCACCCTGTGCTTTGTCTGCCTGCGGGCGCCGCCGTGCCGCCCGGGCGTCAGGACGGGAAGCCACTCTGTCATGCTGTCTCTCGGCCACCATACCAATAGGATGCATCGGATCGGCTCGATATGGTCATTGGCGCGGTTGCAATGTCAAAGGAAAGTTCCCGCGCCCTGTCGGCTTCGAGGGCGGTCAGTCCGTCTGGTTGCCCAGGCCGGCGTGGGCGATGACCGCTTGGCGGTCCATGGGGACCAGCGCGCCGCTCCGGTCCTGTTCCAGGAGCGCGTGGCGCACCGGGCCGGAACCGGTCACCCGGATCACCAGATCCTCGATCCCGCGCCCCGTGATGTCGGCGGACGCCAGCACCTCGACCGTCGCCGCCCGGCCGTCCCGGTGGAGGACGATGCCGTGGGGCAGGATCTCGATCCGGTCGGCGCCGGCATCGCGGAGCCTGCGCGCCGGCCTGATCCAGGCCGGCAGCAAGTCCTTGAGCCGCGAGGGGTCGAGCCGGTCGCCCAGGATCTGCCCTAGCCGCTGGTCCGGCCCGAGGAAGTTGCGCGGGCTGCGGCCCAGATACGCTGCGCGGAGCGGCAGGCAGTCGTCGTAATGGTGCGAGTCGGCGAGTCCGCCGAAGTGGCGCAGCCGGTCGGGACGCGCCGTCGCCGTCAGGAAGCCCAGGCAGCTCCGGATGCGGACGTCGCCGTCGGCGAAGCTGCCGAACAGCTCCGGCCGGTTCCGGCTCATCTCTTCCGGGAAACGGGACAGCGCCGCCGCGAAGGACTGGTCGTGGACGACGGTGCCGCGGGACTGCCCCGCGGTCCCGGCGCCCGACCGGTCCAGCGCCGTCGCCACGGCGAAGATGCCGCCCATCAGGATCAGGGCGGCCGCAAGGGTCCACAGCGATTCCTGCTTCTGTCCGGTCTGCCGAGTATTGTCCATCCGCTCCGTCCTGGCGCCGCGTACCGGTGCCCCATCCCGCCGCTCCGGGCGGTCCTCGATTCGGCCGGGTCCCGGCGTCCGCGCGGCCGGCCCTGCGGTTTCGCTCGCGGAATTCTGCCGGATATTGGTTAACGATTTCTGCGCCGCACCATGTCCGCCGCCGGCCGGCAGGACGGCTTCCCGTTCGCAAGGTGATTACTAGAATAACTTTCCGGACAATCGTCGATGACGGGAAAAACCTGTTCCCCCGGATAATCGGAATTAGTACAAATACACCCAATCCGGGCTTTGGAGCGGGCGCTGTTCACCATGACCTATCCTCAAGACGAAAGAATGTCCTCCCGGCGGTCGCGGCATCGGGGCGGAGCGCTTCGCGGCGCCGCCCTGCTGCCGCTGCTCGTCGCGGCTTCGGCGCTTTCCGCGGCGGCTCCCGCGCTCGCCCAGGTCGGCCCGCCCGCCTCCCTGACCGGCAACCCGGCGCTGCTGCGCGAGACCGACATCGACAGGATCAACGACAAGTTCGCCCGGCCCGACCTGCCGGTGACCTCGACCGATCCCGAGGTGCCGGTGCTGCTCGACCAGACCCAGCCGCCGGGCAACGCCGGCGCGATCCGTTTCGCCTTCCGCACCTTCGAGCTGGAGCAGCCCGCCCCGGTCGGGCAGGCGGCGATCGACGAGATCGCGCAGCCGCTCGCCGGCAGGACGGTGTCCCTGCTCCAGGTGTTCGAGGCCGCCGCGGCCGTGGCCGAGCGGTACGAGGCGCTGGGCTATTTCAGGCCCAAGGTCAGCGTCCCGCCGCAGAGGATCAACAACGGTACCGTCAAGCTGCGGATCGACCAGTTCGCCGTCGACCGCACGGTCATCACGATCGACGGCGCCCCGGCCGGGCCCGATCCCGTGCTCGACCGGATCATCGCCGACGTGACGGCCGACCGCCCCTTGTCCCGCGCCGTGTTCGAGAGCGCCCGCGACCGCCTGAAGCGGGAGCTGGGCCTGTCGGTTGTCCATCTGGAAAGCCGGATCGAGTCGGACCAGAGCATCACCGTCACCGTGGAGCTCAGCCGCCGCGCCCCCGCCACGCTGGAGCGGATCGGCATCGAGGTGCCGCCCGGACTGGACCAGGACAAGCCGCCGCCCGGCGCGGAGCGGATCCGGTTCCGCCTCGACCGGCTGGACTTGGCCGGCGTCTCCACATATCCGGCGGACCAGCTGGCGCCGCTCTATGCGGACTCGATCGGCAAGGAGATCTCGCTCGCCGACCTCTATACCATCGCCGGCAAGATCCGCGGCCGGTACGAGGCCGACGGCTACGTCCCGCCCGAGGTGAAGATCCCCGCCCAGTCGGTCGTCGACGGCGCCGCCCGGCTCCAGGTCAACGAGATCTGGGCGTCGCGGGTGGTGGTGATGCTCGACGGCAAGGAGGTGCCGGCGGACGACCTGCTCCACCGCACCGCCAACCGGGTCGCCAACGTCCGGCCGCTGACCATCGCGGTGCTGAACCGCTACGCCCTGCTGCTCGGCGACATCCCGGGCATCAGCATCCGCTCGATCACCCCGCCGAAGGAGCCGGGCGGCCTCGCCACGGTCGAGTTGGCCCGCAAGACCTTCGGCGGCAGCGTCGGCATGGACAACCGGGGCTCGCGGCCGACCGGCATCATCGAGCTGATGGCCAGCGGCTCCGCCGCCGGCGCGCTGGGCTTCAATGAGCGGCTGTCGCTCAGCCACATCACCATGATCGATCCGGAGGAAGTCAGGATCCTCGGGATCGGCTACGACCAGCCGCTGACGTCCGACGGCCTCAAGCTGTCCACCTACTACAGCAGGACGCTGGCCAAGCCCGGCGCCAACCTGAAGGACCAGCAGGGCGAAAGCTTCGGCTCGCTGTTCACCGCCAGCCTGTCCTACCCGGTGATCCGGTCGTCGGTCGAGAACCTGACCGTGTCGGCGCAGTTCGACTATCTGAACAGCCTGGCCCAGGCGACCCCGCTGACCGCCCCGTTCTTCGGCAGCCAGACCTTCATCCTGTCCAACTCGCGCACGCGCAGCCTGCGGGTCGGCGGCCGGTTCGATTTCGTCGACGGGCTGCACGGGCTGACGGCCTTCAGCGCGAAATTCAGCCAGGGACTCGACATCTTCGGCGCGCGCAAGACCGGCGCCGAGTACTCGACCCGGCGGAATGGCGTCAGCGACTACCGGAAGGTCAATGCCGAGATCACCCGCACCCAGCCGCTCGGCGCCAGCGGGCTGGCCCTGGTGCTGGGCGTGACCGGGCAGTATGCCTTCGACCCCCTGCTGGGACCCGAGCAGTTCAGCGTCGGCGGCAAGGAGTACGGGCGCGGCTACAACAACACCATCATCATGGGCGACCACGGCGTGGCGACCAAGACGGAGCTGCAATACAACGGCGCCGTCGGCCTTCCCTATTTCCAGGGCTACCAGCTCTTCGCCGGGTACGATTTCGGCCGCACCTGGCGGCGCGACCTGCTGCCGGGGGAGAAGCCGATGGACGACGCGGCGTCGGTGGTCGGCGGCGCCCGTTTCCTGCTGACCCAGTGGCTGTCGGGCGAACTGGTCGTGGCGCAACCCCTGACCCGTGCCTACTACACGTCAGGCAACCTCCCGACGAAGCGTCCGCAATATTTCTTCGGCCTTCAGGCAAGCTTCTGATCAACCGAAGATCATAGATTAACGCTTTTGCCACTGCCGGACGTGTCTTCCTGCCCTGCTATCCTGGATAGGACTTGTGGGGAGATGGGCATGGCATCACCGGCGGGATACGCATTGGCTTTCGCGGCCCTGATCGCGGCCGGCGCCGCCTGGTGGTACCCGGCGCGGGAACCCGCAAGGGCCACTCCGATCCGGGATGCCGTCAGCGCGGCCATAGAGCAGCGGATCGGCCATCCCTGGCGCGTCCGCACCCTGCATGTCAGGGCGCCCGTCCCGGCCGATGCCGAGGGATCCTATCTGGTGGATGTGGAGGTCGAACTGGCCGAGCCGACCTTCACGGCGCTCGAACTGGTGGAAGGGGCCACCCTGGCGACCGCGGTGGGGTCGCCAGGATATTCCAAGCGGCTGTTCGGCAGGCTATGGCTGGACGAGGGGAACGCGGCGGCGCCGGTGCGGCTGCACATCGACAACATGGCCACCCTGGACCGGATGGGGACGCCCCTGTCGCGGATCCCCGGGCGGGTCATCGCGCGGGACAGCTTCGAGTTCGAAAGATGGAGCGCGGCACCGCAGGCGACGGCCGGTGCGGGTGACTCAGCGTGCCTTGGCCGCTGTCCGCTTGACCGGCTCGGTCATGTAGAGAACCAGGAAGGTGACCAGCGGCGTGAAGAGCAGGCTGAGCACGAAGGCGCCGACGAAACGGCAACGGCGGCCGCTGCCGACGAAGCCGACGACTATCGATAGGAAGACGTAGAGGAACGTGAAAAGAAGGGGCGGCATTCCTGGTTCCCTGAAACGGATCTTCCGGCACGGCGATTGCTAAGCAACCATTGGGAACGTTACTAACGATCGTTTTCTCTTCCGGTTCGTCATCCGCGGGCTTGACCCGCGGATCTCAAGGCACGGAGGCTCCGATGCTTCCCGTGAAAGATGGCCGGATCAAGTCCGGCCATGACGAAAAAGGGGTAGTTCCGCCTTGAATTCAGGCTTGTGAGCAGTTAGCAACAACCGTGCCGGACAGCTGTGGGCTTGACCCGGTCATCGCTTGCAGGCTTCATCGGCGCCGCCATGCAGGGAGATACCCGGGTCAAGCCCGCGCAGGACGAACCGGCCGGGTCGGCCGCCATGGAAATCGTTCCACGGCGGCCGAAGCGGCCCTAAGTCGGGCTCAGGCGGCGACCGGGGTCTCCGGAGCGGCCTGGGCGCCCTTGAACTCCTTCTCGAAGTGGCTGCGCACCTTCTCCGGCTCGAAGTTCAGCAGCGATCCGCCGGTCTCGTAGTGCAGGACGAAGACCTTGCCGACCGCCTGGGTCAGGGCGTAGGCGAAGCCCGAGCTGACGGCCATGCCGACCGCGGTGCCGACGATCGGGATGAGCTTGATCACGGTGCCGAGGACGGCCAGCGAGCCGCCCGCCAGGGCGCCGGGCAGGACGCCGCCGATCAGCGCGCTGACCACGGTCTTGGCGCGGTCCTGGCTGAAGGGGACGCCGTACAGCTTGGACAGGTCCGAGACCATCTTGATCTGGACCGCCACGATCGCGGCGATGTCCAGCGTCGGGACGGGGATCAGCCCGCCGCCGGCGGCCCACAGGGCGTAGCGCGAAACCAGCTTGTTGGCGTCAGTGATACGTTCGTTGCTCATAACTCTCTCCGTGGCCTGGGTACCGCCTCGGCGCAGATCGTCGGGTAGCGCTCAACAGCAATGGGCCACACCTTGCGCCAATGCAACTGACGAGAGTGTATAAACGGTTTTCGGGTTACTGCAAGCATAAACTCGCGCATAAGAGTTATAGGTTCTGAAAAATACCTGCATGAAGGTTTATTCGCGTATGCGCCGTAACGTACGGCCGAGTCGTTTACTCGCGATCGAAACTCCCAGGTAAGTTTGCCTGTTCCACTGTTATGTAAAAGTGACAATTTGGGTTGTTTCGCCACGTGCCGTTCAAGGCGCTTTCATCTCGGTCACGTTTTGGTTACACCATATGATCTAAGCCAAAGGTGAAGCTTTTGGTGGAGTCGGCTGCGCCTGTTCCGGCCTGGAGCTTACCCGATTCGGTTTGGATAGGTAAGCTAATATGGCTAATCCATGCGTGGTATGGTTATATGTCCGGCGGCTGGTCGCGAAGCGCCTCCGCCGGTCCGCGGCGACCGGCGGCGATGGAAGCCGGTCCTCCGACAAAGATGCG
This is a stretch of genomic DNA from Skermanella sp. TT6. It encodes these proteins:
- a CDS encoding ShlB/FhaC/HecB family hemolysin secretion/activation protein → MTYPQDERMSSRRSRHRGGALRGAALLPLLVAASALSAAAPALAQVGPPASLTGNPALLRETDIDRINDKFARPDLPVTSTDPEVPVLLDQTQPPGNAGAIRFAFRTFELEQPAPVGQAAIDEIAQPLAGRTVSLLQVFEAAAAVAERYEALGYFRPKVSVPPQRINNGTVKLRIDQFAVDRTVITIDGAPAGPDPVLDRIIADVTADRPLSRAVFESARDRLKRELGLSVVHLESRIESDQSITVTVELSRRAPATLERIGIEVPPGLDQDKPPPGAERIRFRLDRLDLAGVSTYPADQLAPLYADSIGKEISLADLYTIAGKIRGRYEADGYVPPEVKIPAQSVVDGAARLQVNEIWASRVVVMLDGKEVPADDLLHRTANRVANVRPLTIAVLNRYALLLGDIPGISIRSITPPKEPGGLATVELARKTFGGSVGMDNRGSRPTGIIELMASGSAAGALGFNERLSLSHITMIDPEEVRILGIGYDQPLTSDGLKLSTYYSRTLAKPGANLKDQQGESFGSLFTASLSYPVIRSSVENLTVSAQFDYLNSLAQATPLTAPFFGSQTFILSNSRTRSLRVGGRFDFVDGLHGLTAFSAKFSQGLDIFGARKTGAEYSTRRNGVSDYRKVNAEITRTQPLGASGLALVLGVTGQYAFDPLLGPEQFSVGGKEYGRGYNNTIIMGDHGVATKTELQYNGAVGLPYFQGYQLFAGYDFGRTWRRDLLPGEKPMDDAASVVGGARFLLTQWLSGELVVAQPLTRAYYTSGNLPTKRPQYFFGLQASF
- a CDS encoding YcjF family protein — encoded protein: MRRGGTQATERVMSNERITDANKLVSRYALWAAGGGLIPVPTLDIAAIVAVQIKMVSDLSKLYGVPFSQDRAKTVVSALIGGVLPGALAGGSLAVLGTVIKLIPIVGTAVGMAVSSGFAYALTQAVGKVFVLHYETGGSLLNFEPEKVRSHFEKEFKGAQAAPETPVAA